One genomic segment of Bacillus sp. (in: firmicutes) includes these proteins:
- the bofA gene encoding pro-sigmaK processing inhibitor BofA — protein sequence MDVTTFEPTTIVVILGGFIGLLLILGAPIKPIRMVGSGFVRIMLGALGLFIINSIGTLMGLHIPINLITASISGFLGIPGMVALIAINQIVL from the coding sequence GACAACTATTGTCGTAATTCTTGGCGGATTTATTGGCCTTTTACTAATATTAGGTGCGCCAATTAAGCCAATAAGAATGGTAGGCAGTGGTTTTGTACGGATTATGCTTGGGGCGTTAGGTCTTTTTATCATAAATTCAATTGGAACATTAATGGGACTTCATATTCCAATTAATTTAATTACGGCTTCAATATCTGGATTTTTAGGAATACCGGGAATGGTGGCCCTTATAGCTATTAATCAAATAGTTTTATAA